The genomic region CAGTCCCACTCACTAGTTGACATGCTCGGCTCGACCcgaaacacccccccccccccacacacacaatttttttCTCCTCGGATCTACGCGATTCAGAAGAATGACCCATTTCGATTTCAAAACGGCGAATTTGGCCGAAAGGTGGCAAGTTTGCATGTCTGTTACCATATTGTCAAATCTTTTTAATTCCTTCCTACGGGTAGCCTACAGTAAAATATTGGAATGTTTTAATTTGGTTGGATTTTTACTTTgctatttttaaatgcatgaagtgagagagagatgaaggttTTGGTAATAGCACCAGTAAGAATTTAAAACTACTTTCACCCCTGCATGTAGCAGTTATGACAGTGTCATGTAATTCTATGACGATTCCTTCAAGTAAAGTGTTACCCTATTTTCAGTACTAAACAGTATAAATAACAGTGCAAAAACTCTtaatataaataactatatacAAAAACTTTATTATGTTTAGTCCAGTGGAGGTGGCTCAGGCTGGGACTGGGGCTTAAGGAGCATCCCAAGCATGGCCAACAGCCCACACTGGAATCTAAGCATCGGCTGCCTAGACTCCTCTGCCTCCTGTCTCATTATTATCTGCTCCCTCTCTCGTGCAGCAGCCGGCTGTTCCTCATGTTCTTCCAGCCTCTTGAACAATAGTTCTCGCTCTTCCCTGGCCtccctcctgctttcctcctccagctccctcAACGCATCGAAATCaatctccctcttcctcttttctgtagagaaatagaatagaaaatatTATAGATGGGATTTATGGGTCTTTGAAGGGAGCCAGATCTTGGGGATCCATTTCTTTCAAAGAGCCattcattttgatatttatttatttttaagaagCCAGCCTGGGGGTAACTCATTTTATCTGGGAAATAATCACTGAGATCAGAATCATTCAAACTCAGATATCCCACCAATATACATTCTGTTGGTGGGATATCTGAGTTTGAATTATTctgaaatattgattataacgtgtgtatgtgtaaataaaGCTACCTTGACTTAAGTTATTCATGCAGACAGGTGCCACCTTCATCAAAACACAGCAGTTTGTATTTAAGCTTAACTGAGCATGTCCACTCTGTGAAGTCAGTATTACGTTAGGTCATCTTGTGTTAAATGACTTTACTCACTGAATGGTCTGGACCCTTCGGGATGGCGAGGGGTACTGCAGGAAGGGGGCTCCATAAAAGACCCCAGCGTGGACTCCAAGTGTTGctctaaaacacaaaaacataacacaacAGAAATACATAAGAAACTTGCATTGCTTTACTAACATGCGACAGGCGTATTGTGTTGCACCTACAAATTAAGTACCAGGCTAAGTGCTAGCCAGACTATTGATTACTAAAGTTAGCGTCCCTAGCAACACGACTCATCTCCAGACTAGCTTGTTGGGTTATCCAAACTGTTAAAGTAAGTGTAGTTATGAAATTATTACCTGAAGAAAAAAGCTCGTCGGGACAAGCCGTGATGTCCTCCAGAGCTAGGGTCTGGTACTGGCTCGACGGCTGCGGCGGTGGAGCAGAGTCTTTAGTCCCCGGGTTACAAGTATAAGCTGGCCGATGACCAAGAATATTGTCCAGCTGCGTGTACCATTTGTTGACCTTTCTGTTGGCACCGCTTCTGTTATTGTGGTCCTTAAGTTTTTTATAatcttggttttttttttttttttaatttttctcaaCACTGTTTGGCTGTGTGGTGGATGCCcaataaatctaaatgttcCGATATAgctaaatacattttctcattcCTCCGAGACGACTCAAACCCACGCTGTACCTCTTCGTTGCCATAAAAGGCCAGCAACGCCTGGATCTTGTCGTCAGTCCATTTATctgccatgatgatgatgttttaaaGGGGTtagagttttttgtttgttttaaaaagctgGCTATttgggttttaaaaatgcaggCTATTTTGGTGTTTTCTATTGACATCACTTCCCGCCTTGAGTATTTTCCAATCAGCACCCAAGAGTTTTTCGGGGCCGTTCTGAGTACCTACTCCGAGGCAGGAACTCGCTTAGCCCCTGTAAAAGTTACGGAACCCTGTCCTTTAGAGGCTGTTCCTGCGATGGAGACACAAACCAACGGCCACGGCCCCGTAAAATTACCCCGACGTTCCTGCGGTGGAAACGGCCCTATAGTCAGCAGATACCTAtcaaacagacagagacagctGTTCCCGCAATATCGCCAGTTTCATCCACGGTAATTCCGTAGTGTTTTACATTGGATTTTATTTCCGTTAAGAGAGTGGTGAGAGACTCCCGGTACATCACATTTATAAATTCATTGATGGTCTCGTGTGATGCATATTTCCCGGTGAGCATAAAGCTTTTTTCAGAGTGGGGTTTTTCTCAGCTACCAGTTCAACTAGCTTTTGAAAATTGCTCTCCTTACCAGTATGCCCTCTGACTGCGAGTCCCTGTCGGCTTAGAAATTGTAGACAGCGAAGTTGCTCCATCatcccctctcttcttttttcctgcTCAATGTGCTGTTGTTGTACAAGCTGAATATTGACAGGTGTTTGGCAGAAGTACGCGCACTTTTTTTGGACACACTCTTTGTGAAATTGAGATTTTTTATGGCTGTCTAGTAAGCTTGGCCATTTTTTCCAGTTATTTATTCCGGACTTCACAAAGCTGTCTTCTCCACATTTAGAGAAAGTGACAAGCTGTTTGATAGCAGCGAATCAGCATATTTCGCAGAAGGCTTGCTTGGTGGTTTTACACAGGATTAACCACTCTCTGTTTTTGTACCAGTCTGCGTTGAAGTACTGCTCTTTTTGGTCAAATGATCTAGCGGTCTCCTTTTTACTGATGATTAGCTGTACAGCTTTACCCGTCTcgatataaaatgtaaataatctcttctcttgtttttttatgtttgtgtactactctcttcttcttttcttttgtttgtgtacTAACTTCCGCCTGAGACTTCCAGCAAGGATTGGATATATATCAGCGCCAATTGACTAGCTACtgcttattttttaaataactgtggTCCTAATGTACTgtttacatttaataaatattgacaAAAAATGTCTGGACTGCAGAACATTCATGATTTGTGCATATACATGGTCTAAGGCAGGTTTAAATTTGTTCACAGTGTAAGAACAAAATCAGGTATGAATATATTTCTGCTCAAAACATTTGTACACACAACTTGTACACACTGTTTGTGAATGAGGCCTGTTGTTTGTAACTAACCACCCatgattgtttttaaaaaaatcatggGCCCATCCTATTCTGTAAGTTTACATTGTCCTATAACATCTGTGATTTAAGGGTTCACAAACATATTCATGTATCAGTGTATCACAGAAGCTTGTCATGTAGCATCATTGCATTTTTCCACTCTTTACAGACAACACTTTGATTTATTAGCATGGTCAGGGCTGTATTAacatctcttctcttttctctgtcctctatTTGCATTTCATTCTTTTGGTTATTTTTCACTCTCTGATTAGACACAAACTAGAGGTGAGTCTCATCTCTTCTCAGCTCATGAAATCACCTCTATTACGCATTGTAAATATTGTGAGGCAAAGGCTTTGCTTCTATATCATCCAAATGTATTACTACTGCACATAATTCATGCAAGTTAATGCATATCTTTTAAACattcagcattaaaaacataacattatttcctttattgagattataacattacaaaatgtatattctgattcatcaggactgtgtgggtgtgattTGCACAGATATGATTAACAGTGGcctgacaaaaaacaaaaaaacagcccaACAACCGATGTCAGATTCTGATTTAGCCGAGGTCTGATTGGGACAGAAATCTGTGACTCCTCACCATGTTCCCACCAAGCCCCGGAAAACTACTAAGAGGTGGTTAGACAAAACAGCTCAGAGAGAAATCTATCCattgaaataacaaaaaatctgtgagaaaatatttacaaaacattGATATCAGGTCCCTTTGCTCATAATAGAAAACTGATTGACCAAATGGGTTTTCAGGGCCTTTATGTGTcactaccatagactgtataaaagaaatggacgtaacatccatgacatcacccattggtttgtggactgctgctcggaagccaatagtttcgaatctaggcagcgccatcttgaaaaattcaggtgcatgctgggaaaaataaaagcacggattctacttatatgggcatgaggcggagcggggaggttgcgagggctggatctcgaggacattggtcaatcaacctgtcaatcaggacgtagccacgccctaatgcataccctgctttattgtcacatataaaatcagggaggccaaaatgtcacaaatgaacatcatactgcattgaagaaggctttaaactagcgattgagaccataaacagattttgaaaacgtttactgaggttagaaatcaagtgagaagttggtgaattctccattgacttgtattgagacggaagtccttttgacaccaacaCGGTCGCCCCCTACTGGctttttgatagaatgcagttctaactTACTtctggcctcatttcagaggaccggaactccccgcctggtgcaGATGTATTTGTTCTTAACGCTAATACACTTTCAACTTTGTTCCTCAAGTGGCAATATTAAGATTTTGATTGCCTTGCATTATCATATGGAAAATATTTGTATATCATATCTATCTTTTCCATTCTGTGAAAATAATTTTGCTTAGGGTTAGCCAATGTGCATTAATACAGTTCTGTTTCACATACACTTGTTCTGAAGACCatctttaaatgaataaatgtttattactacttctactactaatcAGGCACCGAACTACAATTTGGTGTTAAAAAAGTACAACTGGTTCAATCAAATAATCTTTGGGAATTAGAGAAATTCACAAGAAAAATATGCCCATAACATGATCTCAGTGCCTTTGGTTATTATAAACACTCAGACATGTTTTGTTACAAAGCaagaaatgtaaaacatggacaGTTCTACTGCTTTACACTTGAGTACACACATTCAGTGTCGGTGCTGTTCTTCTGTCTTTTAGATCTGTTGACCTTGTGTTTCTTTAAGGCTGCGTAATggatgttttcttcattttggtgaccctgataataaaacataaaaatggttaaacatgacaaaaatgGTCCCAAAAAATAGTTGTGCTAACAATGTTTTAATAGTAATATTATAGtttatggaagaaaaaaaaaacatacctcTGCATTTGTTGTTGAGGAAGCTGAATATCTTGCATGAGACTCTGTGAAAGATTCAAAAGTGAGCTTACTATAATGCCAAGTTCAACTGCAAAGTCAACTGTAACGAATAGCATATCATACCTTTGCACTGGCAGCTGTTTCTTTTGATGATAACACAAACTGAGAAAGCCAGTAAAACAACCAGGATGGTGGTGAATGCTAAAGCTCCACTCAAGAAATACACCAAGACAAGAGAGTCTACCTCATCTGTACAGAGTCAGATACCAGAAATTAGAAACCTTTTAGCggtgttattttgtgtttaaatatgGAGTTATACACTTATAACAAGAGACAACCTCTGTTAGAAAAAGTTACTTACGCTCAACGTCCAACTTGGTCCCGTTTCCAAACAGTATCTGTCCACATGAGGCGACAGCACAGTAGTAGGTCCCAGCATGAGAAagattcagactcttcatcggCAAGTTGtagacacaggtgtgtgtttgtgtgttggtgttcctctcacactgatcattcctgcctccatgtgtgtaaatgagtcctGGATGAGATTCTTCAGAGTTTTTGAACCAGTAAACACTGTGTTCTCCATCATCACAGGTcccagtgtgtactgtacagttcagAGTCATAGAGCCTCCTGGCTGGATGCTCTCAGATGCCGACTGATGTACCAAAGCTTGGATGTTTAAACCTGAACCCTTAACACTGACTGTTATGCCCTCTACAAATTCGATCATTAATGAAGCCCTTCTTGCGCAGTAGTAAGTAGCTGAGTCTGAGAAGTGCAAATCTGAGATCATCAAGTGATTTTTACCAATTGCAGTATCCAGTTTGAAGCGTGGATTGTGCCCAAATTCATCATGAAAAGTGCCATTTCTATTAAACACATATAGGGTGGACATGAGCCTTGGTTTCTGTCCAAGAGTTTGCTTATACCAGTAAAGCCTTGTTGCAGAGTCGTCTT from Scomber japonicus isolate fScoJap1 chromosome 22, fScoJap1.pri, whole genome shotgun sequence harbors:
- the LOC128383788 gene encoding uncharacterized protein LOC128383788, which gives rise to MTSTNLVLYLAFLFLGKMAQATNEKSSSSQQESSFISANVGESLTLQCFYKDDSATRLYWYKQTLGQKPRLMSTLYVFNRNGTFHDEFGHNPRFKLDTAIGKNHLMISDLHFSDSATYYCARRASLMIEFVEGITVSVKGSGLNIQALVHQSASESIQPGGSMTLNCTVHTGTCDDGEHSVYWFKNSEESHPGLIYTHGGRNDQCERNTNTQTHTCVYNLPMKSLNLSHAGTYYCAVASCGQILFGNGTKLDVEHEVDSLVLVYFLSGALAFTTILVVLLAFSVCVIIKRNSCQCKESHARYSASSTTNAEGHQNEENIHYAALKKHKVNRSKRQKNSTDTECVYSSVKQ